One window of Acidobacteriaceae bacterium genomic DNA carries:
- a CDS encoding alkene reductase: MPTLFDPLKLGDIVLPNRIIMAPLTRLRGTAEHLPTELMPSYYAQRASAGLIVSEGIPIDPMGVGYPHVPGLWSEEQAELWKPVTKAVHAAGGRIFAQIWHVGRISDPVYLNGKEPVAPSAIAATGHVSLLRPMKQFETPRALDVDEIPGIIAAYKRGAELAKAAGFDGVELHGANGYLLDQFLQSGSNHRTDKYGGSVENRARLMLEVTDAVAGVWGPGRVGMHLAPRGDSHGISDANPAETFGYVARELGKRKIAFLMAREYEAPGWLGPQLKQQFGGAYIANEKFTFESARDVVERGDADAVAFGKLWIANPDLVERFRRKAELNQPQAETFYAHGATGYLDYPALGVEGLRDQL, translated from the coding sequence GTGCCCACTCTGTTTGATCCGCTGAAACTTGGAGATATCGTTCTTCCGAACCGCATCATCATGGCTCCGTTGACGAGGTTGCGGGGAACTGCGGAGCATCTGCCGACAGAGTTGATGCCGAGCTATTACGCGCAACGGGCGAGCGCGGGGTTGATCGTCTCCGAGGGCATTCCGATTGATCCGATGGGTGTGGGGTATCCGCATGTGCCAGGGCTGTGGAGCGAGGAGCAGGCGGAGCTTTGGAAGCCTGTGACCAAAGCCGTGCATGCGGCTGGCGGGCGAATATTTGCGCAGATCTGGCATGTGGGCAGGATTTCGGACCCGGTGTATCTGAACGGGAAAGAGCCAGTGGCTCCGAGTGCGATTGCGGCGACGGGGCATGTGAGCCTGCTGCGGCCGATGAAGCAGTTTGAGACGCCGCGGGCGCTGGATGTGGATGAGATTCCGGGGATCATCGCTGCCTACAAGCGAGGCGCGGAGCTGGCGAAGGCGGCTGGGTTTGACGGCGTGGAGCTGCACGGAGCGAATGGATATCTGCTGGACCAGTTTTTGCAGAGCGGGTCGAATCACAGGACGGACAAGTACGGCGGAAGCGTGGAGAACCGCGCGCGGTTGATGCTGGAGGTCACGGATGCTGTGGCCGGGGTGTGGGGACCGGGGCGTGTGGGCATGCATCTGGCGCCGCGCGGCGATTCACACGGCATCAGCGACGCGAACCCGGCGGAGACGTTTGGGTATGTGGCGCGTGAGTTGGGCAAGCGGAAGATCGCGTTCCTGATGGCGCGCGAGTATGAGGCGCCGGGATGGCTGGGGCCGCAGTTGAAACAACAATTCGGCGGGGCGTACATCGCGAACGAGAAGTTTACGTTTGAAAGCGCGCGGGACGTTGTGGAGCGCGGCGATGCGGATGCGGTGGCGTTTGGGAAACTGTGGATCGCGAATCCCGATTTAGTGGAGCGTTTCCGGCGCAAGGCGGAGCTGAATCAGCCGCAGGCGGAGACGTTTTATGCGCATGGCGCAACGGGGTACCTGGATTATCCTGCGCTGGGGGTGGAAGGATTGCGCGATCAGCTCTGA
- a CDS encoding carboxylesterase family protein, with protein sequence MASVWCFFLRRSRGVAACLLGFVLLGGRAEAEVQARVQIDQGVLSGAWLGSGGAVFLGIPYAAPPVGRLRWVAPQEPAKWAGVRDAGHYGAACPQLPSSWLPEMLGRKEMETSEDCLYLNVWTPRMKAGARLPVMVWVHGGGNVEGSQEWPPLGPPLAAHGVVVVTINYRLGVLGYLAHPELSAESAEHVSGNYGLLDQMAALRWVKRNITRFGGDRERVTVFGASSGSLDVCDLMASPLAKGLFQRAIMQSGECVDGTSPTLSEQEKSGAGFAAKVAVADGGDSPKVDVIARLRAMPADELVRVADKVGGMDWNPIVDGRVLEAQPEEVFRRGEQVKVPVMVGSNLDEVSIFASPIVGGKSYRPQTVSAYREWLQRKFGDQAEAVFEAYPAKKDDDVPAAFRAMDTDWSFGFGSQLLAREVSASGERAYLYSFTMTGRGPFAPLGAFHSLESMYLSKHFWTDWVSGAEDERLSEAMIQYWTSFAANGRPSGAGLPVWPEYRPEKPEAQELGRHVGPVDVPRADAMTAFEKVLEEKVKGQAK encoded by the coding sequence TTGGCGAGCGTCTGGTGTTTCTTTCTGCGGCGATCAAGGGGTGTCGCCGCGTGTTTGCTCGGTTTTGTGTTGTTGGGTGGCCGCGCTGAGGCTGAGGTACAGGCGCGGGTACAGATCGATCAGGGTGTCTTGTCCGGGGCGTGGCTTGGTTCGGGTGGGGCGGTGTTTCTGGGGATTCCGTATGCGGCTCCGCCGGTGGGGAGGTTGCGGTGGGTCGCGCCGCAGGAGCCGGCGAAGTGGGCTGGTGTGCGCGATGCGGGTCATTATGGGGCTGCCTGTCCGCAGCTGCCGAGTTCGTGGCTGCCGGAGATGCTCGGGCGGAAGGAGATGGAGACCAGCGAGGACTGCCTGTATCTGAATGTGTGGACGCCGCGGATGAAGGCCGGTGCGCGGCTGCCGGTGATGGTTTGGGTGCATGGCGGCGGGAATGTGGAGGGATCGCAGGAGTGGCCGCCGCTGGGGCCTCCGCTGGCGGCGCATGGCGTGGTGGTGGTGACGATCAACTATCGGCTGGGCGTGCTGGGGTATCTTGCGCATCCGGAGCTCAGCGCGGAGTCGGCGGAGCATGTGTCCGGGAATTATGGGCTGCTGGACCAGATGGCGGCGCTGCGCTGGGTGAAGCGGAATATTACGAGGTTTGGCGGGGATCGAGAGCGGGTGACGGTGTTCGGCGCGTCGTCGGGGTCGCTGGATGTGTGCGATCTGATGGCGTCGCCGCTGGCGAAGGGATTGTTTCAGCGGGCGATTATGCAGAGCGGCGAGTGCGTGGATGGGACGTCGCCGACGCTGAGTGAACAGGAAAAGAGCGGGGCGGGCTTTGCTGCGAAGGTTGCGGTTGCGGACGGAGGGGATTCTCCGAAGGTGGATGTTATAGCTCGGCTGCGTGCGATGCCGGCGGATGAACTGGTGCGCGTGGCGGACAAGGTTGGAGGGATGGATTGGAATCCGATTGTGGATGGGCGGGTGCTGGAGGCGCAGCCGGAGGAGGTGTTTCGGCGAGGCGAGCAGGTGAAGGTTCCGGTGATGGTGGGGAGCAATCTGGATGAGGTGTCGATTTTTGCGAGTCCAATCGTGGGCGGCAAATCCTATCGACCGCAAACGGTGAGTGCGTACCGCGAATGGCTGCAGCGCAAGTTTGGGGATCAGGCTGAGGCGGTGTTTGAGGCGTATCCGGCGAAAAAGGATGATGACGTTCCTGCGGCGTTCCGGGCGATGGATACGGACTGGTCGTTTGGGTTTGGGTCGCAGTTGCTGGCGCGAGAGGTTTCGGCGTCGGGCGAGAGGGCTTACTTATACAGCTTCACGATGACGGGACGCGGGCCGTTTGCGCCGCTGGGTGCGTTTCACAGCCTGGAGAGTATGTATCTGAGCAAACACTTTTGGACCGATTGGGTGAGTGGAGCGGAGGATGAGCGGTTGTCGGAGGCGATGATCCAGTACTGGACGAGCTTTGCAGCGAATGGGCGGCCGTCGGGCGCGGGGCTGCCGGTGTGGCCTGAGTACCGGCCGGAGAAGCCGGAGGCGCAGGAGCTGGGAAGGCATGTTGGTCCGGTGGACGTGCCGCGGGCGGATGCCATGACGGCGTTTGAGAAGGTGCTGGAGGAGAAGGTGAAAGGCCAGGCGAAGTAG
- a CDS encoding glycine--tRNA ligase subunit alpha, with product MSLVNEKKALTFQELLFVLQDFWAKRGCVLTQPYDLEVGAGTMSPDTFLRVLGPRPIWIAYAQPSRRPADGRYGENPNRLFRHTQLQVILKPPPEDVQAVYLESLKAIGIDLREHDIKFEEDNWEWPVGGAWGVGWQVMLDGQEITQFTYFQQCGGMDLDPISGEITYGMERIAQFLQDKDSIYDIVWSRDPVTGEERTYGEVRLHEEQQFSAYSFDYADVDSLWKHLELYEAECLKLLERAKAVFASESASQRVSESAGDLAVLRFPTLGAYELALKCSHTFNLLDARGAISVTERVGVMARIRNLIVGVAKVYAEQERLKFPTGSAVVV from the coding sequence ATGAGTTTAGTGAATGAGAAGAAGGCTCTGACGTTTCAGGAGCTGTTGTTTGTGCTGCAGGACTTCTGGGCGAAGCGCGGGTGCGTGTTGACGCAGCCGTATGACCTGGAGGTCGGCGCGGGGACGATGTCTCCGGATACGTTTCTGCGCGTGCTGGGGCCGCGGCCGATCTGGATTGCGTATGCGCAGCCTTCGCGCAGGCCGGCGGATGGTCGGTATGGCGAGAATCCGAACCGACTGTTTCGGCACACGCAGCTGCAGGTGATTCTGAAGCCGCCACCGGAGGATGTGCAGGCGGTCTATCTGGAGTCGCTGAAGGCGATCGGGATTGATCTGCGCGAGCACGACATCAAGTTTGAAGAGGACAACTGGGAGTGGCCGGTGGGCGGCGCGTGGGGTGTCGGCTGGCAGGTAATGCTGGATGGGCAGGAGATTACGCAGTTCACGTACTTCCAGCAGTGCGGCGGAATGGATCTGGATCCGATCTCGGGCGAGATTACGTACGGGATGGAGCGGATCGCGCAGTTTTTGCAAGACAAGGATTCGATCTACGACATCGTGTGGTCGCGCGATCCGGTGACAGGTGAAGAGCGGACGTATGGAGAGGTGAGGCTGCATGAAGAGCAGCAGTTCTCGGCGTACAGCTTTGACTACGCGGATGTGGATTCGCTGTGGAAGCACCTGGAGCTGTATGAGGCGGAGTGTTTGAAGCTGCTGGAGCGGGCGAAGGCGGTGTTTGCGAGCGAGTCAGCAAGTCAGCGAGTCAGCGAGTCAGCGGGAGATCTGGCGGTGCTGCGGTTTCCGACCTTGGGAGCGTATGAGTTGGCGCTGAAGTGCTCGCATACGTTCAATCTGCTGGATGCGCGTGGCGCGATCAGCGTGACGGAGCGCGTGGGCGTGATGGCGCGGATCAGGAATCTGATTGTGGGTGTGGCCAAGGTTTATGCGGAGCAGGAGAGGTTGAAGTTTCCGACGGGCTCTGCGGTTGTGGTGTAG
- the glyS gene encoding glycine--tRNA ligase subunit beta produces the protein MADFLFEIGLEEVPARMVAGAEAELLRRTVALLGKEGLLEEGVNLDSEGVKSYSTPRRLAVLVRGVKAQQADVTEDLVGPAVKIAFKDGKPGPAAEAFAKKCGVGVAALKTVETSKGEYVAASVTKKGRSAAEVIRAELPKEVGAIYWAKNMYWRAGKPERFVRPVLWMVCLLDGEVVPVEFAGRTAGRETFGHRVLSDGRPVVIAKPGEYAEKLESAFVVADVEVRRQRIRKELDKATRTVEGARWREDEPLVDQVTHLTEWPTVLMGGFESAYLKLPEEVLVTVMRDHQKYFAVDDAGGKLAPHFLAVLNVELTAENEAIIRQGNERVLRARFNDARFFWEFDQRVPLMDRLPLLEKVTFQKELGSYAEKTERVHALVVRLTQLLGVRGTMLDAEGVQGAALLAKTDLTTELVKEFTELQGVVGGLYARAQGLKAVVANAIYDQYKPASATDSLPRSLEGALLGLADRVDTLTGMFGLGMEPTGSKDPFALRRAANAVVRLLAETDLPLGLEEVLGAAGPVPDAVMARLRLFFAERMDFYLREVRGQAYDVAKAVMITGQDDLRDLVARAEAVTAVRSGENAATFLAVAAAFKRMRNILEQAQERNEEFADEVDAALLKDDAERALNETGAKVAAEVERLAARREYGPALTAIAGMRPVVDAFFDRVMVMAPEPEIRANRLTLVGRTVKDFSRIADFSEIVVPVTGFSIQQTR, from the coding sequence GTGGCGGATTTTCTTTTTGAGATTGGGTTGGAAGAGGTGCCTGCGCGGATGGTGGCGGGCGCCGAGGCGGAGTTGTTGCGCAGGACGGTGGCGCTGCTCGGCAAGGAAGGTTTGCTCGAAGAAGGAGTGAATCTCGACAGCGAAGGCGTGAAGAGCTACTCGACGCCGCGGAGGCTGGCGGTGCTGGTGCGCGGTGTGAAGGCGCAGCAGGCGGATGTTACCGAGGACCTGGTGGGGCCGGCGGTGAAGATCGCGTTCAAGGATGGAAAGCCGGGGCCGGCCGCGGAGGCGTTTGCGAAGAAGTGCGGCGTGGGTGTGGCCGCGCTGAAGACGGTGGAGACCTCGAAGGGCGAGTACGTTGCGGCGAGCGTGACGAAAAAAGGACGCAGCGCGGCGGAAGTCATTCGCGCGGAGCTGCCCAAGGAAGTTGGCGCGATCTACTGGGCGAAGAATATGTACTGGCGCGCTGGCAAGCCGGAGCGGTTTGTGAGGCCGGTGCTGTGGATGGTGTGTTTGCTCGATGGAGAGGTTGTGCCCGTGGAGTTTGCGGGACGCACGGCTGGACGCGAGACGTTTGGGCATCGTGTGTTGAGCGATGGAAGGCCGGTGGTGATTGCAAAACCGGGTGAGTACGCGGAGAAGCTTGAGTCTGCGTTTGTCGTTGCCGATGTTGAGGTGCGGCGGCAGCGGATTCGGAAGGAGCTGGATAAGGCGACTCGTACGGTTGAGGGTGCGCGCTGGCGTGAGGATGAGCCGCTGGTGGATCAGGTGACGCACCTGACCGAGTGGCCCACTGTTCTGATGGGAGGATTTGAGAGCGCGTATTTGAAGTTGCCGGAGGAGGTTCTGGTGACGGTGATGCGCGATCACCAGAAGTACTTTGCGGTGGACGATGCTGGCGGGAAATTAGCACCTCACTTTCTGGCGGTGCTGAATGTTGAGTTGACGGCGGAGAACGAGGCGATCATCCGCCAGGGGAATGAGCGCGTGCTGCGAGCGCGGTTCAATGATGCTCGGTTCTTCTGGGAGTTCGATCAGCGCGTGCCGCTGATGGACAGATTGCCGCTGCTCGAGAAAGTGACGTTCCAGAAGGAGCTGGGGAGTTACGCGGAGAAGACGGAGCGCGTGCATGCGCTGGTGGTGCGGCTCACGCAGTTGTTGGGAGTGCGTGGGACGATGCTGGATGCCGAGGGCGTGCAGGGCGCGGCTCTGCTGGCGAAGACGGACCTCACCACGGAACTGGTGAAGGAGTTTACGGAGCTGCAGGGCGTGGTTGGCGGGCTGTATGCGCGGGCGCAGGGGTTGAAGGCAGTTGTAGCGAATGCGATCTATGACCAGTACAAGCCGGCGAGCGCGACGGATAGCCTGCCGCGGTCGCTGGAGGGTGCGCTGCTGGGGTTGGCAGATCGCGTGGATACGCTGACGGGAATGTTTGGGTTGGGCATGGAACCCACGGGATCGAAGGACCCGTTTGCGCTGCGGCGCGCGGCGAATGCTGTGGTGCGGCTGTTGGCCGAGACGGATTTGCCGCTGGGATTGGAAGAGGTGCTCGGCGCGGCCGGGCCGGTGCCGGATGCGGTGATGGCGCGGCTGAGGTTGTTCTTTGCCGAGCGTATGGATTTCTATCTGCGCGAGGTGCGCGGCCAGGCGTATGACGTTGCAAAGGCCGTGATGATTACGGGGCAGGATGATCTGCGGGATCTGGTCGCGCGCGCTGAGGCAGTAACGGCGGTGCGTAGTGGAGAGAACGCGGCGACGTTCCTGGCGGTGGCGGCGGCTTTCAAGCGTATGCGCAACATCCTGGAGCAGGCGCAGGAACGCAATGAGGAGTTTGCAGACGAGGTGGATGCGGCCCTGCTGAAGGATGATGCGGAGCGCGCGCTGAATGAGACGGGAGCAAAGGTCGCCGCGGAGGTCGAGCGGCTGGCTGCGCGGCGCGAGTACGGGCCGGCGCTGACGGCGATTGCAGGAATGCGGCCGGTGGTGGATGCGTTCTTCGATCGCGTGATGGTGATGGCTCCGGAGCCTGAGATCAGGGCGAACCGACTGACGCTAGTGGGTAGGACGGTGAAGGATTTTTCGCGGATTGCGGACTTTTCGGAGATTGTGGTGCCTGTTACTGGTTTCAGCATCCAGCAAACTCGGTGA
- a CDS encoding carboxypeptidase-like regulatory domain-containing protein, with product MPFPEPPHIYSLSQTVIAHDHRRKLWKEAVLMGLLATVALFAALCCAPQFALSQTLQPPASAVATINGNVLDSDGDSISGAAVSITGQKSNYMSSLTADANGHFAFADLDTTDTYRLSITAPGFSEWDSQLIALQPGQDLDLREIKLKISAVETSVTAVSPEQMAAQQVKGEETQRVLGVVPSFFVVYDRNVVPMSPSMKFNLAIRAETDVVTFMGAATLAAIHQASDTPAYQQGLKGYGQRYGAAYAGGVSDILIGGAILPTLLHQDPRYFYDGEGTPRQRVGHALRSIFLTHGDNGKIEFNYSGLGGDMASAALSNTYYPTADRGAHLFLANWAVLSAGRAANTLAQEFLARLTTHHRTQ from the coding sequence ATGCCCTTCCCCGAGCCCCCGCATATCTACTCGCTGAGCCAGACCGTCATCGCCCACGATCATCGGCGTAAACTCTGGAAAGAAGCTGTCCTGATGGGTCTCCTTGCAACCGTCGCCTTGTTCGCAGCGCTTTGCTGCGCGCCGCAGTTCGCGCTCAGCCAAACGCTGCAGCCGCCGGCTTCGGCAGTTGCCACTATCAACGGCAACGTCCTCGACAGCGATGGCGATTCCATTTCAGGCGCAGCGGTTTCCATCACCGGCCAGAAGAGCAACTACATGTCTTCCCTGACCGCCGACGCCAACGGCCACTTCGCCTTCGCCGACCTCGATACCACCGACACCTACCGCCTGTCGATCACAGCGCCTGGCTTCAGCGAGTGGGACTCCCAGCTAATCGCCTTGCAGCCCGGGCAGGATCTCGACCTCCGCGAAATCAAATTGAAGATCTCGGCAGTCGAGACCAGCGTCACCGCTGTATCTCCAGAGCAGATGGCTGCCCAACAAGTCAAAGGTGAGGAGACGCAGCGCGTCCTCGGTGTCGTTCCAAGTTTCTTCGTCGTCTATGACAGGAACGTCGTCCCAATGTCTCCGTCTATGAAATTCAACCTCGCCATCAGGGCCGAGACGGACGTCGTTACCTTCATGGGAGCCGCCACCCTCGCTGCAATCCATCAGGCCTCAGACACACCGGCCTATCAACAGGGCCTCAAGGGATACGGCCAGCGTTATGGCGCTGCCTACGCCGGCGGCGTCTCCGACATCCTCATCGGCGGAGCGATTCTTCCCACCCTCCTGCATCAGGACCCTCGCTACTTCTACGACGGAGAAGGCACGCCGCGACAGCGCGTCGGCCACGCCCTGCGCTCCATCTTCCTCACTCACGGAGACAACGGCAAAATCGAATTCAACTACTCCGGCCTCGGCGGAGATATGGCCTCCGCAGCCCTGTCGAACACCTACTATCCCACCGCGGATCGCGGCGCTCACCTCTTCCTCGCCAACTGGGCCGTCCTTTCAGCCGGCAGAGCAGCCAACACTCTCGCCCAGGAGTTCCTCGCCAGACTCACAACCCACCACCGCACACAATAA
- a CDS encoding glycosyltransferase family 87 protein — protein sequence MFFTQKRLKLYLGALLALQVCTLLTGIPIVARRYIDFRAFYTAGSMLRTGHAAQLYDYAAEQHFQSALVSPEPRALPFMPPPFTALPFAPLSLLSFWTAYFVFAAINCALLFAAYSLLRPFLTALSARWKPAPALLILSFLPAAIALLMGQLSILLLLLFCAAFVCLRRNHNLAAGLILSLALIKFQVALPVALLFLLWRQWRFIAGFLSGSALLTALSIYLIGPTAFVAYLHSLFSMTTSVTADRALQLHFAILPEQMPNLYGLLFTLTRAAAWPHILPHILILAASLALFVWTALQRPSLPLALCTAMLVSYHLFFYDLTLLLLPLPLLADHLLRNPTPNYRLLITQISLGALLVSPLLRFLIAGEATCWLALPIIGLTLASTWWPRLDGPPQPAPLAAPALHPALHLAPAT from the coding sequence GTGTTTTTCACCCAAAAACGCCTCAAGCTCTATCTCGGAGCCCTGCTCGCGCTCCAGGTGTGCACGCTGCTCACCGGCATCCCCATCGTCGCCCGCCGGTACATCGATTTTCGCGCCTTCTACACCGCCGGTTCCATGCTTCGCACCGGGCACGCCGCCCAGCTCTACGACTACGCCGCCGAGCAGCACTTCCAATCCGCCCTCGTCAGCCCCGAGCCCCGCGCACTCCCCTTCATGCCGCCGCCCTTCACCGCGCTGCCGTTTGCGCCTCTCTCGCTGCTCTCCTTCTGGACCGCCTACTTCGTCTTTGCCGCGATCAATTGCGCTCTGCTCTTCGCGGCGTATTCACTCCTGCGACCCTTCCTCACCGCCCTCTCCGCCCGCTGGAAACCCGCGCCTGCGCTACTCATCCTTTCGTTCCTTCCCGCGGCGATCGCGCTCCTCATGGGCCAGCTCTCCATCCTCCTTCTTTTGCTCTTCTGCGCCGCCTTCGTCTGCCTCCGCCGCAACCACAACCTCGCCGCGGGCCTCATCCTCTCGCTCGCGCTCATTAAGTTTCAAGTCGCCCTCCCTGTCGCGCTTCTCTTCCTCCTCTGGCGTCAGTGGCGATTCATCGCAGGCTTCCTCAGCGGTTCCGCTCTCCTCACCGCGCTCTCGATCTACCTCATCGGCCCCACAGCATTCGTCGCTTACCTCCACTCGCTCTTCTCCATGACCACCAGCGTTACCGCCGACCGCGCCCTCCAGCTCCACTTCGCCATCCTCCCCGAGCAGATGCCCAACCTCTACGGGCTCCTCTTCACACTCACGCGGGCCGCAGCCTGGCCCCACATCCTGCCCCACATCCTCATCCTCGCCGCCTCGCTCGCACTCTTCGTCTGGACCGCCCTCCAGCGCCCCTCACTTCCCCTCGCGCTCTGCACCGCCATGCTCGTCAGCTACCACCTCTTCTTCTACGACCTCACGCTCCTCCTCCTCCCGCTTCCGCTCCTCGCCGACCACCTCCTCCGCAACCCCACCCCCAACTACCGCCTGCTAATAACGCAGATCTCCCTCGGCGCGCTCCTCGTCTCGCCCTTGCTGCGCTTCCTCATCGCCGGCGAGGCCACCTGCTGGCTCGCGCTCCCCATCATCGGCCTCACCCTCGCCTCCACCTGGTGGCCCCGGCTCGACGGTCCGCCGCAACCCGCCCCCCTCGCCGCCCCCGCGCTCCACCCCGCACTCCACCTCGCGCCCGCCACGTGA
- a CDS encoding glycosyltransferase family 87 protein has product MFFTRKRLKLYLAGLVIVQLATCLGFRSSVQSGAIDLRVYYTAGYMLRTGQTALLYNLPAEKLLQNQLVAPMPAALAFFAPPFAALPFAPLSLVTYRQAFWFLLAINLALLLLAAHIMRPHLTALAERWPPLPYLLFITFIPAGLTLVMGQVSIFMLLFFCMSFASLHRSRPFLAGLVLSLALIKFQIALPVALLFLLWRQWRFIAGFLTGSSLLAALSVFLIGARESRLYLHTLLSGTGPLAAASTGTNNVSVHRMPNLYGLLATVTGHNHLSLVLTLAACLALLAWAAFQRPSLPLALLISVGTGLYLFPCDLALLLLPLSLLCNQLFAEDDALPATAPPPHLSWLQKHRRDILFCALGTFLIGPALIEIIVNNLIFLLALPILALALCPCD; this is encoded by the coding sequence GTGTTTTTCACCCGAAAACGCCTCAAGCTCTACCTCGCCGGTCTCGTCATCGTGCAGCTGGCCACGTGCCTCGGCTTCCGCTCCTCCGTTCAATCTGGCGCCATCGATCTCCGCGTCTACTACACCGCCGGCTACATGCTGCGCACCGGCCAGACCGCGCTCCTCTACAATCTCCCCGCCGAAAAACTCCTCCAGAACCAGCTCGTCGCCCCGATGCCCGCCGCGCTCGCCTTCTTCGCTCCTCCCTTCGCCGCGCTGCCCTTCGCTCCACTCTCGCTCGTCACCTACCGGCAGGCCTTCTGGTTCCTGCTGGCCATTAATCTCGCGCTGCTTCTCCTCGCAGCCCACATCATGCGCCCGCATCTCACCGCGCTCGCCGAGCGCTGGCCGCCGCTCCCCTACCTTCTCTTCATCACCTTCATCCCCGCCGGGCTCACTCTCGTGATGGGCCAGGTCTCCATCTTCATGCTGCTCTTCTTCTGCATGAGCTTCGCCTCGCTCCACCGCTCGCGACCATTCCTCGCCGGCCTGGTGCTTTCACTCGCTCTCATCAAGTTCCAGATCGCGCTCCCGGTCGCTCTCCTCTTCCTCCTCTGGCGTCAATGGCGATTCATCGCCGGCTTCCTCACCGGCTCATCCCTGCTGGCTGCCTTGTCCGTCTTCCTCATCGGCGCTCGCGAGTCCCGCCTCTATCTCCACACCCTGCTCTCGGGCACGGGCCCCCTCGCCGCCGCCTCCACCGGAACCAACAACGTGTCCGTCCATCGCATGCCCAATCTCTACGGCCTGCTTGCAACGGTCACAGGACACAACCATCTTTCCCTCGTCCTCACGCTCGCCGCATGCCTCGCGCTCCTCGCATGGGCCGCATTCCAACGCCCATCGCTTCCGCTCGCTCTGCTTATCTCCGTCGGCACAGGGCTCTATCTCTTCCCCTGCGACCTCGCCCTGCTCCTTCTGCCCCTCAGCCTTCTCTGCAACCAGCTCTTCGCCGAAGACGACGCACTCCCCGCCACCGCGCCGCCACCACACCTCTCGTGGCTCCAGAAACACCGCCGCGACATCCTCTTTTGCGCGCTCGGCACCTTCCTCATCGGCCCAGCGCTCATTGAGATCATCGTCAACAACCTCATCTTCCTGCTCGCACTTCCCATCCTCGCGCTCGCCCTCTGCCCCTGTGACTAG